One genomic window of Arachis stenosperma cultivar V10309 chromosome 10, arast.V10309.gnm1.PFL2, whole genome shotgun sequence includes the following:
- the LOC130956698 gene encoding uncharacterized protein LOC130956698, which yields MDGSIGMAGSNAEGGTTCTESNRCNYDVDGVCNTDVGIDGDDPLVEDELDYDDVIGLTGEDICKKVFCCEQRAYHFFMRIGKCHEFGVQKGDYRKNEDGNLIRRRFFFNRMVNLVHNHALTLKVTVDMIPEFCRISDGAKAQIDGMQCYGQPTSKILGYKAGIKGGYSLLGFTKKDAYNNIDKTKWKKNVDGDPNAALIYLEGKATADTIRWLGII from the exons ATGGATGGCAGCATTGGAATGGCTGGTTCTAATGCAGAAGGAGGGACTACGTGTACTGAATCGAATCGTTGTAATTATGATGTGGATGGTGTTTGCAATACTGATGTTGGGATTGATGGGGATGATCCATTGGTCGAGGATGAATTAGATTACGATGATGTTATTGGTCTAACTGGTGAAGACATTTGTAAGAAGGTCTTTTGTTGCGAGCAACGTGCTTATCACTTCTTTATGAGGATAGGAAAATGTCACGAATTTGGAGTTCAAAAGGGAGACTATAGAAAGAACGAGGATGGCAATTTGATAAGGAGAAGATTCTTTTTCAATAG AATGGTGAACCTCGTTCACAACCATGCGCTCACACTAAAGGTAACGGTAGACATGATTCCTGAATTTTGTCGCATTTCTGATGGTGCAAAGGCACAGATCGATGGCATGCAATGTTATGGGCAACCTACATCAAAGATCTTAGGCTACAAGGCTGGGATTAAGGGTGGGTATTCTTTACTTGGTTTCACCAAAAAGGATGCGTACAACAACATTGACAAGACAAAATGGAAAAAGAATGTTGATGGGGACCCAAATGCGGCACTCATATATCTGGAAGGAAAGGCCACCGCAGATACAATTCGATGGCTCGGTATAATCTAA